The uncultured Bacteroides sp. genome includes the window CTTCTTCTTTAACCAATGAAGAGACTACACTCAAATAGGAGTTATTAAAATACTTACTGATAATATTCTTGAGTGTTCCTTTTCGAAATTCTTCCTCAGTTACTGCAACATAGTACTGATACGTATTACCAAATGCGCTATGATGGAGGAATCCTTTCTCTTCCAATCCTCTCACAATAGTGGAGAGGGTATTGAAATGTGGTTTCGGTTCTTCGTAAAAAGCAAGCATTTCCTTTACGAATAAAGGGCCTTTCTCCCAGAAAAAGCCCATGATTTCCTCTTCTTTACCAGTTAATCCTTTCATCTTTAGAATATTGTTTCCACAAATAACTAAACTTTTTAGTTTATGAACTAATATTTATAGTTAAAAGAACTAAATGAGGCAGTTTGGGTAATTGAAACAGTTTAAATAGCAAAGAAAATTCTTTTTTGGCCATACTTATTCTCTCCGCTTTTATCGTCTATAGCCTATTTTTCGTCTATTTTTCCGGTTTGTATCCAATGAGCAATATCTTCCATAACATACCCCGGTACAGGATTCGCCTGATTATATTCGGAAGGAGTAGACTTTCCAATACCCTCCTGATAGATATCATTATTATATCGCAAACATATCTATTATTTCTTGATGCAAACAGCAAACCCTGCTAAATTAATGCCCTTTAAATAAAAGAACCTTGACATCTGTTTTCAAGTAAACAGATGTCAAGGTTGATCTTAAACAATAATGCCGATTAGCTGGATTACTGCAATGCTTGTACTATATCTTCCAATAAATCGTCCACACTCTCCAATCCTACAGACAGACGAATCGTTTTATCGCTTATGTCCATACTTTGCCTTTGTTCTGCTGTAAAAGAACCGTAGATAGTACTGGCAGGATGAATAGCCAGCGATTTATTATCAAACAAATTCGTTGCCCGACGGATAAGTTGAAGTTTATTCATGAAACAAAAGCAAGCCTCGCGAGAAGCTAAATCGAAAGTGAGCATAGCGCCCGGCAAAGCTCCAAATTGTTCGGTACTCAGTTTGTAATAGGGATTGCTCTCCAAGCCGGTATAATTCACCGACTCTATTTCGGGCAACTGCTGCATGCGTTTAGCCAGTTCCAAACAAGTACCGGCCTGACGTGCAAAACGTACCTCCACTGTTTCCAGTCCCAGTGTTTGCATGTAAGCCACTTGCGGAGTCATGTAAGCACCAAGATTGCGATGAATTTCTTTACGTAGTTTGGTTGTAAAAGTAGCCGGGCCGAACTCCCGGCTCATTGCAGCCAGTTTCTCCGAACGGCTCCAATCAAAGGTTCCGTAATCAACGATCAATCCACCGATGCTTGTTGCCCCTCCGGAGATATATTTTGTACTTGATACTATTTCTATATCCACTCCAAACTCTTTGGCACAAAATACATGAAACGGCACTACCGTAGTATCGGCAATCAAAGGCACCCCCTTTTCATGACTAATGGCGGCCAATGCTTTCAGGTCGGCAATTTCCAGCTGCGGGTTCGTTATTACTTCCAAAAAAATGGCACAAGTATGTTCGTCTACCTGTGCCTTTACTTCTTCCATGTTAGTAAGATCACAACAACGGGCTTCAATGCCAAAAGCTCCAAGGGTAGACTTTAAAAAAGAATACGTATTCCCGAAAAGATGAGCCGACGTTACCACATTGGCACCCGACTGAGCTATTGCAATGAAAACATTACTTATAGCCGCCATGCCCGAATTAAGAGCTGTAACGCTCATCGCCCCTGTGGCTGTTTGTATCTTTCTTTCGAAATTCTGCACGGTTGGGTTAGTAATACGGGAATAAGCATGATCTGCCGTACGACCGCAAAAAGCTTCTTCCATGGCCTCAGCCGTAGCAAATTCATAAGCAGCAGTGTTATACACCGGCATAGAGAGAGAGCCGTAGGCATCCTCTCTCTCGAAAGGGGTATGCAGCACCTGTGATTCAAAATTGTTTTTCTTCATTTCTATCTTTTAATATCTTGATCTTTTTGACAAGCGGATTGCAACTGCCCGAGAGCTTGTTTCAAAACAATCTGCGGACAAGCAGCATTAAGGCGCATAAAGCCAATTCCTTCTTTACCAAAAATGGCACCATCATTGAGTGCTAAATGGGCACCGTCTACAAAAAGATTCACCAGCTTCTCTTGGCTGAGCCCCAGATCACGGCAATCGAGAAAAATGAGGTATGAAGCCTGCGGACGAATCACCTTTATGGCTGGTATGTGCTCCTTCATATATGTATCGGTGAAATCAATATTTCCCTGAATATAAGCGGTTACTTGTTCTAACCACTCTGTTCCGTTACTGTAAGCCGCTGCCACACTAATGAACGAAAACAAATGTCCTTCACCCAATTCGCTTCCATTGACGTAAGCACTAAATATTCTTCGTATGCTGTCATTCTCAATAATGCAATACGAACTGGAGAGCCCCGGCATATTGAATGCTTTACTGGGCGACATGAATACAATGGAGTTTAGTCTAGCCTCTTCGGACACCGTGGCAAAAGAGTGATGTACGTGAGGGGGCAACGTAAGATCGGCATGAATCTCATCAGATATAACAATCGTTTGGTTTTCATAGCAAATGCGGGCAACTTCCTGTAACTCCTCTTTCGCCCACACTCTGCCTCCCGGATTATGCGGATTGCAAAGAATAAAGAGCTTACAACCTTTTATATCTTCCTTAAAACGCTCCATATCCATACGGAACTGGCCATTTTCGAGTATTAGCGGATTATAAACTACTTTTCTGTTATTGTGTTGTGTTACTAAGAAAAAAGGATGATATACGGGCGGTTGAACCATTACTTTGTCTCCTTCTTCAGTAAGAGACTGAATAACCATGGCCAGTCCCGGAACAATGCCCGGAGTGAAAGTTAGCATTTCGGCCGAGATCTTCCAATTAAACCGTTTGTCCACCCAGTTTATAATAGCCGAATACCAGGCCTCAGGTTTCATGGTGTATCCCAAAACTTCATTTTCCAGCCTTTTTTTCAGTGCTTCAATGATAAAAGAGGGTGTACGAAAATCCATATCGGCCACCCACAACGGAATTAAATCTTTTCTCCCCCAACGAGGTTGCAAAGCGTCATACTTCAAAGCATCGGTATTCCGACGATCTACTACTTCATCAAAATTGTATATCATACTCTCGTCTTTATTTTTACGTTATGCCTTGCAAAGGTACAATTCATCCGATTTATATTAAAAGTAAATATCCTTTTTTAAACTAAAAAAGAAGAAAAATACCATATCTATGGTAGTAAGTTCGTATTTTTGCATGGAACAAAGAATTATAATTATGATAAAAGCCCTGTTTTTCGACATTGACGGGACACTCGTTAGTTTCAACACGCACATAATTCCGCAATCTACCATTGATGCATTAATTGAATTAAGAACTAAAGGATACAAGATATTTATCTCGACAGGGCGCCCCCGGGTAGCAATAAACAACTTAAGCAATCTGTTTTTCGACGGCTACATTACGATGAATGGCAGTTATTGTTTCGGTGAAAATGATCATGTAATATACAAAAGCCCCATTCCGCAAGAAGATGTAGACAAAATGCTCAGTATTTTATCGAAAGAAAAAGGATGCCCCTGCGTCGTTGTTCGTGAGAAAGAGATGTTCATCTGTAACCCCAATTCTCAAGTTAATGAATTTATTCAATTGTTGAAGTTCCCCCAAATACCGGAAATCAGCATTGAGAAAGCAGGAGAAGAAGAAGTCTTTCAACTATCCCCTTTTTTCACCATCGAACAAGAACAAAAATATTTAGCTTGTTTACCTCATTGCGAATCAAGCCGTTGGTATCCTACCTTTACAGACGTGGTTTGTCGGGGGAATAGTAAACAATTAGGGATGGATAAGATTATAGAGCATTTCGGCATTAATCTGGAAGAAACCATGTCTTTCGGAGACGGAGGAAACGACATCAGCATGTTGCGACATGCCGCCATTGGCGTAGCCATGGGAAACGCTTCCGAAGAGGTTAAAGAGGCCGCCGATTACATTACCGATTCGGTAGACGACAACGGGATCCAAAAGGCGCTTAAACATTTCAATATCATTTGAAAAATATGGCAGAGAACAAAATGATAGATACCGATAACCCGGAGTTTCAGGATGCGTTAAATCTGATACAATATACCCGCCAGTCTGTGTTCTTGACAGGAAAAGCAGGTACGGGAAAGTCTACGTTTCTAAAATACATCTGCCAAAACACCAAGAAGAAACACGTGGTGTTGGCGCCTACGGGCATTGCAGCCATTAACGCCGGAGGCAGCACCATGCACAGTTTCTTCAAATTACCTTTTTATCCGCTCTTACCCGACGATCCGAATATGAGCTTGCAACGGGGGCGCATACACGAGTTCTTTAAATACGCCAAGCAACACCGTAAATTACTGGAACAAATAGAGTTAGTTATCATCGATGAAATTTCAATGGTACGAGCCGACATTATTGATGCCATAGACCGCATATTACGCGTTTATTCGCATAATCTGCGCGAGCCCTTCGGCGGCAAACAGATTCTGCTGGTAGGCGATGTGTTTCAGTTGGAGCCGGTGGTGAAGAGTGATGAGCGAGAGATTATTAATCGCTTCTACCCTACCCCGTATTTCTTCTCGGCCAGAGTATTTTCCGAAATAGACCTTGTATCCATCGAACTAAAAAAAGTATACAGGCAGACTGATAAAGTGTTCGTAAATGTGCTCGATCATATACGCACTAACACTGCCGGAGCAGCCGATTTACAACTTCTCAACACACGCTTCGGAATGAGCATAGAGCAATCCGAAGAAGACATGTACATCACCTTAGCCACGCGTAGAGACAATGTAGATTTCATCAACGACAAAAAATTGGCAGAGCTACCGGGCGATCCGATTGTGTTTCATGGCGAAATAACCGGAGAATTTCCCGAAAGTAGCCTCCCCACGCCCAAAGATCTCATATTGAAACCCGGCGCTCAAATTATATTTATCAAGAATGATTACGAACGACGATGGGTGAACGGTACCATTGGCACAATAAGCGGCATTGATGAAGAGGGCACTATCTACGTCATCACCGACGACGGCAAAGAGTGCGACGTAAAGAAAGATTCATGGCGAAACATTCGCTATAAATACAATGAAAAGAAGAAGCAGATCGAGGAAGAAGAACTTGGGGTATTCGTGCAGTATCCCATTCGTCTGGCGTGGGCCATCACCATACACAAAAGTCAGGGACTAACCTTCAGTAGGGTAGTAATAGACTTTACCGGAGGTGTTTTTGCCGGCGGACAAGCATACGTGGCATTGAGCCGATGCACTTCCCTGGAAGGCATTCAGCTTAAAAAACAAATCAGTCGGGCCGACATTTTCGTCCGCCCCGAAATCGTTGGTTTTGCCGAAAGGTTTAACAACCGTGTGGCTATAGAAAAAGCACTCAAACAAGCACAAGCCGATGTGGAATATGTGGAGGCAACCAAAGCTTTCGATGCAGGAAATTTCGAGGAGTTTCTGGAACAATTCTTCAAAGCCATCCATTCGCGCTACGATATAGAGAAGCCCGCTATAAGACGATTTATTCGCAAAAAGCTGGGCATTATCAACCAGCTGAAGAATGAGAACAGTAAACTAAAAGAGCAAATGGCTACCCAAAAGCAAAGCTTGCAGAAATATGCCCGCGAATATTACCTGATGGGAAACGAGTGCATTACCGGAGCACATGATGTGCGTGCTGCTTTAGCCAATTACGACAAGGCACTGGAGTTATATCCCGAGTACGTTGAAGCTTGGGTGCGCAAAGGCGTTACCTTTACCAACGAAAGAGAATACACGGAAGCAGAAGCCTGTTTTAACAGAGCTATCAAACTCTCGCCAATTGATTTTAAAGCCATTTACAACCGGGGGAAACTGCGATTGAAGATTGAAGACATCGAAGGGGCACTAGCCGATCTTGATAAGGCCACCACACTGAAACCCGAACATCCGAGTGCTCACGAACTATTCGGCGATGCTCTGCTCAAAATCGGCAAAGAAGACCTGGCAAGCATACAGTGGCGAATAGCCGAAGAACTAAAGAAAAAGAAGAAGAAATAAACCGGATTTTCCATAACGAAGAACTAATTGCCCGGTGCTATTAGTTCAACAGCACCGGGCAGTTTGGTTCAAAGCACCGTGCTGTTTACTCAATTGCACCGTGCAATGGAATCTTAATTAGCTACAAAAGGTGAGTCACAAGAAACATTCAAACCCATAAAATAGCAAATAATTTCAAGAAAAAAAAGGATTATTATTTTGTTAATCATATGTTAAACGCGTGTTAAATACATCCCTTTTTATACATAAATACGTATAAAATTAGAATTTAAAAGTCGCCTAAATGCCTGATAATCAAATAAAGTATATATGCTCGGGCAATGCAAAGAGAAGAGAAGAGAAGAGATTATACTCTCTCTGGCGAGAGAGGTTAAGAAGAAGAGAGTAAAACCACAACTATTTTTTATGCTTGCAGAATATATTATTTTAGAAAAAATGATTATATTTGTAAGTCAGAGCACATTGTGCAGCACAATGCTTTTTTGCCATAAACCAAACGATTAAAGCAACAATTATGAAAAAGGGTCTAAAGATAACAGCAATTGTACTGGGCATCATTCTTCTTTTGATGTTCATCCTGCCTTTCGCTTTCCGCGGAAAGATAGAGAAAACAGTAAAAAGCGAGGGCAACAAAATGCTCAATGCACAATTTGACTTCGCTAGTTTAGATATCAGCCTGTTCAAAAACTTCCCCAGGGCTTCCATCACCCTTAATGACTTCTGGCTCAAAGGCGTAAATGAATTTAAAAACGACACCCTTGTGCATGCCGGAAAAGTAACGGCAGCCATCAATCTGTTTTCACTCTTCGGCAGTAACGGATACAGCGTGTCCAAAATATCCGTTGAAGACACTCAGATACACGCCATCGTTTTAGCAAACGGCAAAGTAAACTGGGACATTATGAAGCCCGATAGCACCGCACAAGCTACTTCGACAGCAGAAGAGTCGCCCTTCAAGATGAATATGAAGAAAATGACGACCCAAAACATGACCATCATTTACGATGATCGCCAGGCCAACATGTATGCCGAGATCAACAACCTCAACGGCTCCTGCTCGGGAGATCTGGGCAGTGACCGCACTACGCTGAAGGTGGAAGCCGAAACCCAAAGTCTGACCTTTAAGATGGATGGCATTCCCTTCCTGAACAAAGCCAACGTACAGGCCAAAATGGATATAGATGCCGACCTGGTAAACAGCAAATATACGTTCAGTAAAAGTGAAGTTAACCTGAACGCCATCAAAGCCGGTATAGACGGATGGGTAGCGATGAGAGATCCTGCCATAGACATAGACTTAAAGCTCAACACCAGTGAAGTAGGCTTCAAAGAGATACTTTCACTTGTTCCGGCCATCTACGCCAAAGAATTTGAAAGCATTAAAACCGAAGGTAAGGCTACCCTAACGGCCTACGCCAAAGGCACGCTTCAGGGAGACACCGTTCCACAGTTCGACGCTACGCTCGATGTAAAAAATGCAATGTTCCGTTATCCGTCACTCCCTGCCGGAGTCGATCAAATTAACATCCATGCGAATGCAAAAAACCCCGGAGGGAGTGCCGACCTGACTGAAATAACCGTCAGTCCATTTAGCTTCCGGCTAGCCGGAAACCCGTTTAGCATCACTGCTTCCGTAAAAACACCAATCAGTGATCCCGACTTCAAAGCAGAAGCCAAAGGAACGCTGAATCTGGGCATGATCAAACAAGTTTATCCCCTTGAAAACATGGAGCTAAATGGTACCGTTGTTGCCAACATGCAGATGGCCGGACGGCTCTCTTATGCAGAAAAAGAGCAGTATGACAAGTTCCATGCCGCAGGCACCATCGCTCTTGCAAATATGAAGTTGAAAGTGAAAGACATGCCCGATGTGGAAATCAAAAAATCACTTCTAACTTTTACTCCCAAAGATCTGCAACTAAGCGAAACAACCGTTAACATCGGCAAGAACGACATTACGGCAGACAGCCGTTTCGAAAACTATATGGGATATGCACTGAAAGATAAAACACTGAAAGGCACGCTCAATATACGTTCCAACCACTTCAATCTGAACGATTTTATGACGGTAGACAGCACCACAACCGCAACTACCGCCGCAGAAACCGGAATTGTGGAGGTTCCTAAAAATATCGATTTCCAGATGGATGCCAATATGAAAGAAGTTCTCTTCGATAAGATGACCTTTACCAATATGAACGGCAAGTTGACCGTAAAAGACGGCAAGGCAGATATGAAGAACCTTTCGATGAGCACCATGGGAGGAAACGTGGTGATGAATGGTTACTACTCAACCCAAGAGGTGGAAAAGCCAAAAATGAATGCAGATTTCCGCATGACCAACATCAACTTTGCCCAAGCATATAAAGAGCTGGATATGGTACAAAAGATGGCTCCGGTATTCGAGAACCTGAAAGGTAACTTCTCCGGCAACATCAGCGTTCTCTCAGATATAGACAAAACAATGAGCCCTATACCTATACTAAATACAATGCAGGGTAAAGGCAGCCTCTCTACCAAAGACTTGAATCTAAGCGACATAAAAACCATAGACATGATAGCCGAAGCCGTGAAAAAACCGTCCTTAAAAGAGATGAAGGTAAAAGACCTGACGATCGATTTTACGATAAAAGACGGACGGGTAGCGACTAAGCCCTTCGATATCAAGATGGGAGAATACAACATGAATCTTTCCGGAACCACGGGACTGGATCAAACCATCGACTATTCGGGTAAAGTAAAACTCCCCGCTTCTGCCGGATCGCTGTCGCAACTGTCAACGCTCGATTTAAAGATCGGAGGAACATTCAACTCACCCAAAGTATCAATAGATACCAAGAGCATGGCTTCTCAAGCTGCCGAAACCGTAAAGAACAAGGCTATAGAGAAGCTGGGTAAGAAACTAGGGTTAGATTCTGCTACAACAGCCAGCACAGACTCTTTGAAGAAAAAAGTAACTGAGAAAGCTACTGAAAAGATAATGGACTTTTTAAAGAAAAAGATAAAATAATGCTTTTGAGATTGTATGAGAACAATAATAATCCGCAGGATCTGCAACAAATTGTAGATATACTTAACGACGGAGGATTGATTATTTACCCTACGGACACAATGTATGCCATTGGTTGTCATGGGCTGAAAGAACGTGCTATAGAACGTATATGCAAAATTAAAGACATAGACCCACGTAAAAACAACCTATCCATCATTTGTTACGACTTGAGTAGTATAAGCGAATATGCCAAGGTAGACAATAATACATTCAAATTAATGAAGCGTAATCTGCCAGGCCCCTTCACTTTCATATTAAGCACCGGCAGTAAACTACCCAAAATATTCAAGAACCGAAAAGAGGTGGGTATCCGTATGCCCGATAATCATATCACAAGCGAAATAGCCCGTTTACTCAATGCTCCCATCATGACTACCACCCTACCCCATGACAAAAAAGAAGAGATAGAATATCTCACTACACCGGAACTAATAGAAGAGAAATTCGGTAATATAGTCGATCTGGTTGTAGATGGCGGCATTGGTGGCATCGAACCGTCCACCATTGTAAACTGTGTTAATGGCGAGGCGGAGATTACCCGCCAGGGTTTAGGAGAGCTGAAAGATATTTAGTAACCACACCACTAATCTAACAAATAGCCCTGCCATCAAAAGATAATATTCTTAAATGGCAGGGCTATTTTATAATATAAAAAACTTATTATAGCAAGGAAGTCGGATCGAGATTTGCTGCTTCAATGTCCTTAAAGTAACGGTACGTGCCTACCTTCAGCTCAAAAGTGGCCGCATCGTCACAAACAATAATACCTTTCTGATGCATCTGTAATGCGCTGATAGTCCACATCTGCGAAATAGCACCCTCTACCGCATGATAAAGTGCACGTGCTTTGTTGTGCCCATTCACTATAATCAATACCTCTTTAGCCGAAAGCACTGTACCCACTCCTACTGTAAGAGATGTTTTAGGTACCTTGTTCACATCATCATCGAAAAAACGGGAATTGGCAATAATAGTATCAGTGGTCAACGTCTTCACACGTGTACGGGAAGAAAGAGAAGAACCCGGCTCATTGAACGCAATATGCCCATCGGGACCTATACCTCCAAGGAACAAGTCGACTCCGTCATAAGTTTCTATTTTAGCCTCATAATCAGCACATTCCGCCTCTAAATCGGCAGCATTACCATTCAGTATATTCACATTACCGGGTAATACGTCTACATGACTGAAAAAATTGTTCCACATAAACGAATAATAGCTTTCAGGATGCGACTGAGGCAAACCAACATATTCGTCCATATTGAACGTTACTACATGTTTAAACGATACCAAGCCTTTTTTGTACAGGTCGATTAACTCTTTGTACATGCCCAACGGAGAAGAACCGGTGGGTAATCCAAGCACAAAAGGCTTTTCTACGGTAGGTTGAGCTTTATTGATGCGAGCAACCACATAGTTGGCCGCCCATTTAGAGATAGCCTGATAGTCAGGTTGAATAATAAGTCTCATATCAGATTGTTTTTATTAAGTTAATAAATTGGGGGTTATTTTAGTCTTGACTTGTTTCTCTATCTTGCTTTAAGCGGTCGGCCATGGCCTTTCCCATATTCTCGCACTGCGAGTAAATAAGATCATCCATGGATATTTTCATAT containing:
- a CDS encoding BlaI/MecI/CopY family transcriptional regulator — encoded protein: MKGLTGKEEEIMGFFWEKGPLFVKEMLAFYEEPKPHFNTLSTIVRGLEEKGFLHHSAFGNTYQYYVAVTEEEFRKGTLKNIISKYFNNSYLSVVSSLVKEEDISLDDLKKLIRDVENTPER
- a CDS encoding PLP-dependent transferase; this translates as MKKNNFESQVLHTPFEREDAYGSLSMPVYNTAAYEFATAEAMEEAFCGRTADHAYSRITNPTVQNFERKIQTATGAMSVTALNSGMAAISNVFIAIAQSGANVVTSAHLFGNTYSFLKSTLGAFGIEARCCDLTNMEEVKAQVDEHTCAIFLEVITNPQLEIADLKALAAISHEKGVPLIADTTVVPFHVFCAKEFGVDIEIVSSTKYISGGATSIGGLIVDYGTFDWSRSEKLAAMSREFGPATFTTKLRKEIHRNLGAYMTPQVAYMQTLGLETVEVRFARQAGTCLELAKRMQQLPEIESVNYTGLESNPYYKLSTEQFGALPGAMLTFDLASREACFCFMNKLQLIRRATNLFDNKSLAIHPASTIYGSFTAEQRQSMDISDKTIRLSVGLESVDDLLEDIVQALQ
- a CDS encoding PatB family C-S lyase, translating into MIYNFDEVVDRRNTDALKYDALQPRWGRKDLIPLWVADMDFRTPSFIIEALKKRLENEVLGYTMKPEAWYSAIINWVDKRFNWKISAEMLTFTPGIVPGLAMVIQSLTEEGDKVMVQPPVYHPFFLVTQHNNRKVVYNPLILENGQFRMDMERFKEDIKGCKLFILCNPHNPGGRVWAKEELQEVARICYENQTIVISDEIHADLTLPPHVHHSFATVSEEARLNSIVFMSPSKAFNMPGLSSSYCIIENDSIRRIFSAYVNGSELGEGHLFSFISVAAAYSNGTEWLEQVTAYIQGNIDFTDTYMKEHIPAIKVIRPQASYLIFLDCRDLGLSQEKLVNLFVDGAHLALNDGAIFGKEGIGFMRLNAACPQIVLKQALGQLQSACQKDQDIKR
- a CDS encoding Cof-type HAD-IIB family hydrolase, coding for MIKALFFDIDGTLVSFNTHIIPQSTIDALIELRTKGYKIFISTGRPRVAINNLSNLFFDGYITMNGSYCFGENDHVIYKSPIPQEDVDKMLSILSKEKGCPCVVVREKEMFICNPNSQVNEFIQLLKFPQIPEISIEKAGEEEVFQLSPFFTIEQEQKYLACLPHCESSRWYPTFTDVVCRGNSKQLGMDKIIEHFGINLEETMSFGDGGNDISMLRHAAIGVAMGNASEEVKEAADYITDSVDDNGIQKALKHFNII
- a CDS encoding tetratricopeptide repeat protein, with the translated sequence MAENKMIDTDNPEFQDALNLIQYTRQSVFLTGKAGTGKSTFLKYICQNTKKKHVVLAPTGIAAINAGGSTMHSFFKLPFYPLLPDDPNMSLQRGRIHEFFKYAKQHRKLLEQIELVIIDEISMVRADIIDAIDRILRVYSHNLREPFGGKQILLVGDVFQLEPVVKSDEREIINRFYPTPYFFSARVFSEIDLVSIELKKVYRQTDKVFVNVLDHIRTNTAGAADLQLLNTRFGMSIEQSEEDMYITLATRRDNVDFINDKKLAELPGDPIVFHGEITGEFPESSLPTPKDLILKPGAQIIFIKNDYERRWVNGTIGTISGIDEEGTIYVITDDGKECDVKKDSWRNIRYKYNEKKKQIEEEELGVFVQYPIRLAWAITIHKSQGLTFSRVVIDFTGGVFAGGQAYVALSRCTSLEGIQLKKQISRADIFVRPEIVGFAERFNNRVAIEKALKQAQADVEYVEATKAFDAGNFEEFLEQFFKAIHSRYDIEKPAIRRFIRKKLGIINQLKNENSKLKEQMATQKQSLQKYAREYYLMGNECITGAHDVRAALANYDKALELYPEYVEAWVRKGVTFTNEREYTEAEACFNRAIKLSPIDFKAIYNRGKLRLKIEDIEGALADLDKATTLKPEHPSAHELFGDALLKIGKEDLASIQWRIAEELKKKKKK
- a CDS encoding AsmA-like C-terminal region-containing protein translates to MKKGLKITAIVLGIILLLMFILPFAFRGKIEKTVKSEGNKMLNAQFDFASLDISLFKNFPRASITLNDFWLKGVNEFKNDTLVHAGKVTAAINLFSLFGSNGYSVSKISVEDTQIHAIVLANGKVNWDIMKPDSTAQATSTAEESPFKMNMKKMTTQNMTIIYDDRQANMYAEINNLNGSCSGDLGSDRTTLKVEAETQSLTFKMDGIPFLNKANVQAKMDIDADLVNSKYTFSKSEVNLNAIKAGIDGWVAMRDPAIDIDLKLNTSEVGFKEILSLVPAIYAKEFESIKTEGKATLTAYAKGTLQGDTVPQFDATLDVKNAMFRYPSLPAGVDQINIHANAKNPGGSADLTEITVSPFSFRLAGNPFSITASVKTPISDPDFKAEAKGTLNLGMIKQVYPLENMELNGTVVANMQMAGRLSYAEKEQYDKFHAAGTIALANMKLKVKDMPDVEIKKSLLTFTPKDLQLSETTVNIGKNDITADSRFENYMGYALKDKTLKGTLNIRSNHFNLNDFMTVDSTTTATTAAETGIVEVPKNIDFQMDANMKEVLFDKMTFTNMNGKLTVKDGKADMKNLSMSTMGGNVVMNGYYSTQEVEKPKMNADFRMTNINFAQAYKELDMVQKMAPVFENLKGNFSGNISVLSDIDKTMSPIPILNTMQGKGSLSTKDLNLSDIKTIDMIAEAVKKPSLKEMKVKDLTIDFTIKDGRVATKPFDIKMGEYNMNLSGTTGLDQTIDYSGKVKLPASAGSLSQLSTLDLKIGGTFNSPKVSIDTKSMASQAAETVKNKAIEKLGKKLGLDSATTASTDSLKKKVTEKATEKIMDFLKKKIK
- a CDS encoding L-threonylcarbamoyladenylate synthase, which translates into the protein MLLRLYENNNNPQDLQQIVDILNDGGLIIYPTDTMYAIGCHGLKERAIERICKIKDIDPRKNNLSIICYDLSSISEYAKVDNNTFKLMKRNLPGPFTFILSTGSKLPKIFKNRKEVGIRMPDNHITSEIARLLNAPIMTTTLPHDKKEEIEYLTTPELIEEKFGNIVDLVVDGGIGGIEPSTIVNCVNGEAEITRQGLGELKDI
- the nagB gene encoding glucosamine-6-phosphate deaminase, whose protein sequence is MRLIIQPDYQAISKWAANYVVARINKAQPTVEKPFVLGLPTGSSPLGMYKELIDLYKKGLVSFKHVVTFNMDEYVGLPQSHPESYYSFMWNNFFSHVDVLPGNVNILNGNAADLEAECADYEAKIETYDGVDLFLGGIGPDGHIAFNEPGSSLSSRTRVKTLTTDTIIANSRFFDDDVNKVPKTSLTVGVGTVLSAKEVLIIVNGHNKARALYHAVEGAISQMWTISALQMHQKGIIVCDDAATFELKVGTYRYFKDIEAANLDPTSLL